In Phocoena phocoena chromosome 7, mPhoPho1.1, whole genome shotgun sequence, the genomic window CagggtgctggagagggtgggggtcCCTGACACTCCACCCTCCTCTGTCAACCTTCCCTCCGCATCCGGGCAGGGTTCAGTCCTGGCAGCCAGGACCAGCGCTGGAGGGGATGGAAGGGGCAGCCACCACGTCGCTTGTGCATCTGAGGGCCGCGCCGGCCTGCCGGGGCCCCGTTGCACAAGGCTGTCCGTGGTGGAGATAAAAGGTGAAGCCGTCCAGGCAGCTCTGCTGGGAGTGCAGACCAGGAATCCCGCCGGCCAGGCGACAGCCAACCTCCAACTTTCAGGAGGCAGGTCCTTCCTCTGGTATCAGGTGCTGTCAGGGTTCTCCTAAGATGCCCTCCACCCAGCGAGGGTCCCAGCCCAGGGGGAGGAGCAAACACCCCAGTGTCTCTGGGTGTATCTCTTTAttgctctgctttttttttggctgcggggatcttagttccccgatcagggattgaacctgggccccagcagtgaaagtgccaagtccaaccactggaccgccagggggcACCCTTTATTACTCTGCTTTGATGATGGCACCTCCATTTCCTCTAAGTCGGAGTCCCCCTGCCACTGATTGTGAGACACCCCAACATGTCTCTAGAAAGGAAAGGGGTGGGCATCTTAAATCTCTTGGATGGAGAGCACCTTCCGGGGGCTGGAAAGCCAAAGTCAGCGGAGGGGTCCTCCCTGAAAAAGGCAGCCTCTCTGACATCTTCTGCGGGTTCCTGAAGTGCCAAGGGCGGGTGGGTTGGGAGGAGCCAGCCCTATGAGCTGGGGGCACCTGCGGAAGGAGTTGCCAGGTCTGCGGGATGGATGCTGTTCAGGGCCTCAGCCCCGGCAGGGTGAGAAGTGAATTTTCTCTGTTGCCCTCAGCACCCTCTCCCCCAGCACCGGTGCTGGGGGTGTCCTGTTGCACGAGGACAGGTCCCACCTGCTCCAGGCTGATCTTGGAGACTCAGCAGCTGGGATCTGGGGTCGTGGGGAGGGTAAGTGCTCTTGGGAAGGATGGAAGATGATGACACTTCTACAGTGCCCGGCGGGTGGCACAGGGCAGGATGGAACCGGGccgagggagggaaagaaacctGCACCGGGGTCCCGGCCCCTGAGCGtggcccaggctcagcagccccCCGGCTCCCCTCCCTGGGCACGTCTGAGGTTGGGCCGCACCCCGTCCACCTCTGCAGCAACCCTGGCTCCTCCGGGCAGCTCCCCCGCAATGCGTTCACCTCTGCCCTCCCTGCTGAGGCCAGGTATGCACACCCACAGTGGTGCGGAGCCCTCCCGCACTCCTGGCTCCCTgacacagacaggcagacagatggGGGCAGTTCCAAGAGAGCCCCTCTCTCTACATCCACAGCTCACATTCCTCCCGGCTTCCTTCTGAGGACAGAGGGTCCTTGCAAACATGACTGAGCACGGCAGAGGCCACCACACACGTGGTCACCTCATTTAGTGCTCACTGTACGGAGGAGAGGCTGGGGTCCCCAGGGGAGCAAGGGACTGTGCAGAGAGCCAGGTCGCCTGCTACCTCTGTGCTCACTGCCATCCCAGCAGAGCAGAGAAACGCACAGCAGAGCACAGCTGCCTGCACACGCGTGTAACCCCATGCACACCCCCTCACGTACACAGGGGTGTGAAAACACACGCACACCCTGTGGTACACGGGTGCACACCCATGCACGCGtgcattcacacatacacacgctCACGCACATGGGCACGTCCGCTCTGACATGCACAGCACTCGCGTTATCTGAAGGTCCCAGCTCTGTGCGCACGCGCCCTCATGCGCTCTCCCCTTTACCCCTGCCCCAGGCTGCGCCCTCCCGTGTGGGACCTCAGCTCGAGCCGGCCTCTCCAGGAGCCAGAGGGATGAACGCACCGGCGGCCTGGCTCCTGTGCCTGCTGCTGCTGGGCCTGGCCCACCAGCACTCCATGGAGCTCCGCAGTGAGTGCCCGGACCCCTGGgctgccctcccacccctccgCCCCGGGGTCACGATGGGGACCCGGCCGCCTCCTGAGCTGGGACACCATCCTCGCTAAgtgccccagggctgggggctcgGCCTCCTGCCCACCAGACCTCTCCCCACAGTGTCCCTGACACCTGCTCCCAAGGGCCCTGCCCGACGTTCGGGGGAGGGCTTCACTCCTCACCACCAGGGCAGCCTGGGGCTGAGGCCACTTTGCCCATGAGAACGGGCTTGCGGggacaggaagggaagggggactTCGTCCTCGTGTGAGCTTGAATTCCCACTTCCCGAAGCCACCGCACCCCCCAGAAACGGCCTGGCCAGGCCCTCTGGGCACCCCTCCTGCACAGGCAGGTCCCAGCACGGCCTGGCGACTGGGCAGCAGTGAGCTGCGTGCACTGGGCCCTGCCACTGTGGTTGCACACACCAGGGCACATGCATTCACACACTGTTCTCTCTCGTTCCAGCCCCCGACATCAATCCTGCCTGGTACACGGGCCGTGGAATCCGGCCTGTGGGCCGCTTTGGCCGGAGGAGAGCAGCCCTGGGGGATGGACCAAAACCTGGCCTCCAGCGCCCGCCGGCCTGCTTCCGCCTGGCAGGAGGCGCTGAGCCCTCCCAGGGTGGCTGACAGCTCAGCTCCTCCAGGAATAGCCCCAGGAGCCCGTCTCCAgacccccgcccccctcctccaCAGGCTACGTCCCCTTCAGTCCCAATAAAAGCAGCTGGCCTTGTTTGCAAGTGTCTGTGTGGGGACAAAGTGGGAGGTGCTTCCCCTCGTGGGACGTTAGCCTAGAGGACCCTTAGAGCCCAGAGGCTCTAGGACTTGTCCAAGGGCGCCCAGCATGGAGTAGGGAGGCTGGGATGTCCTTGGTCGCTGCAGCTCCTACCACCCTCCCCAAGCCTCCCTGAATGGCTGCTCAGGCTGTGCACTGCACGAGGCCACCACGCAGGAGGCCCCAGTGGAGAgcagccccgccccccagcctgccctgccctctctctgccccaggcCTTCTCGCCTCCCTGTTGGTACTCgggggagaaaaagaagcacGGGTGGCTTGTTTCCAGTACTCTTAGGTTCAAGTATTTCAACCCCAGCTTGCGTCCCTTTCAAATCGCACGGGGACGTCCCTGTGTCCTGTCTCAGAGGGAACTCGCTTTGGCATCGGGGAACACACAGCCACTAACTGGGCGACTGAGCCCAGCCGCTAACTTCTCGGAGCCCTGGTTCCCATGCCTGAACCTGGGGCTAATAACCACCCCCCTCACTCCTGAACTCAGGCTGGTGCAGCCAGCAAATGTGGATGCTCTGTGAGCGTGAACCCCCTTCTCCAAGGTGCACCCCCTAGtccagccctggggtggggggcagggcaggttTAACCAGTTGCTTCTGAGCCCAGAGCTCAGGGCCCGTCAGGCCTCTGCCTGCAGGGTCCCAGGAGCCTGCCAGGACCACGGGACTCCTTCTGTCCATCCACACTCAAGAGGGCTTGGGATGCAGAGCAAGCCCCCAGAACCCCAGACACCAGCCATCCCTGCTCCAAATCAAGGAAGGCGGGTCACACTCACTGGCCAGCTGGAGGAGGCTGAGCTGGCCCAGACCACCCAAATGGAGCTGCACCAGGGCTGCCCCCCTTCCCAGCcacagggagggcagagggaggccagaggccagtcctctcccaggggaGAGCTCCCGCAGCGTCGGCACCTCCCCAGGGTGGATGCACACGGGGGAACAGGAGAGCGGCCGGGTCTGCTTCCAGGGCAGGCAGGTGCTGGGCCAGGGCAGGGAGCGTGGAGAGCCCAGGAAAGCAGTTTGGCGGTTCTTCAAAAGTTAAACCTGGAGTTAGCACACGGCCCCTCCCACTCGTGGGTACATACCCCAGAGAGCTGAGAACCGGTGTTCGAATAAATACTTgtacaggaatgttcatagcagcacaattcacaacagccaaaaaggtagaaacaacccaatacacatcgatagacgaatggataacagaacgtggtccatccacacaatggattattattcgACCATGAAAAGGAAGGAGTTCTTTCAaatgctaccacatggatgaaccttgaaagcatgacgcaaagtgaaagaagccagacacagaaggtccCACAgtggatgattccatttatataaaaggtccagaagaggcaaattcatagagacggaAGTAGCTTggttgttgccaggggctggggtctgCTCCATGGGTACAGGCTTTCCCTGTGGGGATGAAAGTGTCTGGGAACTGGCCCGAGGCGGTGAGTGTGCTAAACGCCACTCAATCGTACACTTTAAACAAAAGAGTTCACAGCCCCACAGGACGCAGGCATGGAAACATAAGTGTGATGAAGGGCTCCGGATTCCAGCCACCCAGCGTATGATACCCTGTcagggcagccccaggaaacaaaTACATCTTCTGAGCCCAGAGGAGTAGAGAGATGGAAGATGTTATGTTTTCTACAAATTCTTATTATGAAAGTTTGCAAACTTAcaagaaatcacaaaaatattaTGATGACATCTAATACGTTGCATTAAATTCTGCAATTATCACTGTATTtactttctctccccttctctctctctctaccactTGGAAGTAAGTTGTAGACATCCTATTTCCCCTAGAAGTCTCAGTATCTTTCTCCTCAAACTAAGGACAATCTCCTACATAACCACAAAATTATCACCATGCctaaaacattttgtaataattCCCTAATGTCATCGAGTTTTTAGTCCATACTCAAAAATCCCCaaataaggcaagaaaatcttagttgtcttttcttcttctttttttttttttggaagccaGGCTCCAATCTAATTTCAAGGTCACCCTTAGTTATTTCTCGTCACTCCCGGATCATCTCATTTTGTCACGACATTGACTTTCACAAAGGCCCGGATGTGTTACCTTGTAGAACGGATCCACACGTGTGACCTGTCGACTGCTCCCCCAAGTGCTGTTACCCTGTTCGCCTGCCcccctcgccccccccccccacacacactgtaTTTCCTGTAATCTGAGCAGTGGGTCTCGGGGCAGAACTGGACTCGGTTACCACTGAGGGCATGAATGCTCTGTGTCTGTCCTACAGCATCGTACCTGATGGTGGGCTCTGGGCCCCACTCTGACCGGTGCCAAGTCTGGCCC contains:
- the PRLH gene encoding prolactin-releasing peptide, translating into MNAPAAWLLCLLLLGLAHQHSMELRTPDINPAWYTGRGIRPVGRFGRRRAALGDGPKPGLQRPPACFRLAGGAEPSQGG